CAGCCTTTCGGAATCGGTCCCGCCATCGGCTATCTCTCCATGAAGGAGATGGAGATCCGGAACGTCAGAACTCTTGCCAGAGGAATAGAGGCGGGCCTCTCTCCTGACGAAATACGCAATCTCATTATGAAGGTGGGTACTTGAGTTCGATGAAGATAGCCGTTATCGGCGACTCGGATACTGTGAGCGGCTTCAGGCTTGGAGGAGTGACCAGGTCGTATGTGGTCAGAGTCGAGGAGCCGATCGAGGTCATTCTTGCGGAGCTGATCGGCGATGAAACGGTTGGGGTCATTGCTATAACAGAGCGGTTGGCGGATGCAAACCGTTCGGCCATAGATGAGATAACCAAGGGCAAGAAGGCTGTCACACCGATTCTGGTGGAGATTTCGGACAAAAATGGCCCTATCGTTCGTGAGGTCGATCCACTGAAGGCTCTAATCAAGAGCGCCATAGGAGTTGAGATTTAAGGAGGGATATTGTTTGAGCATTACAGGACGCATTTATAAAATTTCTGGACCTCTCGTAGTCGCCGAAGACGTAAAAGGCTGCGTCATGTACGAAGTGGTCAAGGTTGGGGATATTGGGCTGATGGGCGAGACCATTCGGCTTGATGGCGATCGCGCCTATATCCAGGTCTATGAGGCCACCGAGGGGTTGAAACCGGGCGAACCGGTGGAGACGACGGGGTCGCCACTGACGGCGGACCTCGGCCCGGGGATCCTGAAGAACTTCTACGACGGGATTCAGAGGCCTCTTGAGGGGCTGAGGGAGGCGGCTGGAGATTACATCACCCGGGGGCTGACCGTACCCCCCCTTAATCCCGAAACTGTCTGGGATTACACACCCGTTGCCGCTGAAGGCTCTTCCGTTGAGACGGGGGACGTTCTAGGCACGGTGCCGGAGACAAAAGTCATCACGCATAGAGTTCTCGTCCCCCCAGGGATTAGGGGAAAGCTGACAAAAGTACGAGAGGGAAAGCTCCACGTCACCGACTCCGTCGCAACCCTTACCAAAGAGGACGGAAAAGAGGCGAACCTCACCATGTCGCACCGGTGGCCCGTAAGGGTTCCGAGACCTTATAAAAGGAAGCTGGATCCCTTCGTGCCCCTGCTCACAGGCCAGCGGATTTATGACACCTTCTTCCCGCTGGCTAAGGGAGGATCTGCGGCCATTCCTGGCGGGTTTGGCACCGGCAAGACGGTATCCCAGCATCAGCTCGCCAAATGGGCTGATTCTCAGGTGGTCGTGTATGTAGGATGTGGTGAGCGCGGAAACGAGATGACCGAGGTTCTGGACACCTTCCCCCTTCTCGACGATCCCACCACCGGCGAAAAGCTGATGGAGCGGTCGACTCTCATCGCCAACACCTCCAATATGCCGGTCGCCGCGAGGGAGGCGTCGGTCTACACCGGGGTGACCCTAGCTGAGTTCTATCGTGATATGGGTTACGACGTGGCGGTGATGGCGGATTCGACGTCCCGATGGGCAGAGGCGATGAGGGAGGTTTCGGGAAGGCTCGAGGAGATGCCGGGAGAAGAGGGATACCCTGCATATCTTGCATCCAGAGTGGCCGATTACTACGAGAGGAGCGGACGTGTGATAACCCTCGGATCCGGAGAGGAGAGGTTGGGTTCGGTCTCCCTGGTGGGAGCTGTCTCTCCGCCGGGGGGCGATCTTTCAGAGCCGGTCTCGCAGAACACGCTCCGCGTCGTCAGCGTCTTCTGGGCCCTCGACTCGACCCTGGCAGACAGGAGGCACTTCCCGGCCATTAACTGGCTTAGAAGCTACTCTCTTTACCTAGACGTGCTCG
The sequence above is drawn from the Methanothrix harundinacea 6Ac genome and encodes:
- a CDS encoding V-type ATP synthase subunit F; the protein is MKIAVIGDSDTVSGFRLGGVTRSYVVRVEEPIEVILAELIGDETVGVIAITERLADANRSAIDEITKGKKAVTPILVEISDKNGPIVREVDPLKALIKSAIGVEI
- a CDS encoding V-type ATP synthase subunit A; amino-acid sequence: MSITGRIYKISGPLVVAEDVKGCVMYEVVKVGDIGLMGETIRLDGDRAYIQVYEATEGLKPGEPVETTGSPLTADLGPGILKNFYDGIQRPLEGLREAAGDYITRGLTVPPLNPETVWDYTPVAAEGSSVETGDVLGTVPETKVITHRVLVPPGIRGKLTKVREGKLHVTDSVATLTKEDGKEANLTMSHRWPVRVPRPYKRKLDPFVPLLTGQRIYDTFFPLAKGGSAAIPGGFGTGKTVSQHQLAKWADSQVVVYVGCGERGNEMTEVLDTFPLLDDPTTGEKLMERSTLIANTSNMPVAAREASVYTGVTLAEFYRDMGYDVAVMADSTSRWAEAMREVSGRLEEMPGEEGYPAYLASRVADYYERSGRVITLGSGEERLGSVSLVGAVSPPGGDLSEPVSQNTLRVVSVFWALDSTLADRRHFPAINWLRSYSLYLDVLGDWYKKNVSEDFYEVRTDMMVLLQKEAELQEIVQLVGADALPEKERLVLEVSRMVREDYLQQNAYHEIDSYCSKEKQLMMARTILAFYDRALKAMDAGASIAKIETIQVKDEIARMKYVHNTEFPGRYESMLKAIESQFSALEG